TAAATGTAAATGTAGGTGATGAAGTAAAAGCAGGACAGGAGTTGTTAATTCTTGAAGCAATGAAAATGGAAAATGAAATATTGGCTCCAAGAGATGGAAAGGTGGCAGCCGTACACGTATCAAAAGGTGCTTCTGTAAATACTGGAGATAAATTAGTGTCTATTGAATAAAACACTAAAGAAAGGAAGGTAAACTAAATGTTACTTGAGATATTAAAAGAATTTTTACAAAGCACAGGATTTGCTGCCATAACATATAAAGAAGTTATAATGCTTTGTATATCCTTTATACTTCTTTATTTAGCTATAAAAAAGGAATATGAACCCCTCCTTTTAGTTCCAATAGCTTTTGGAATGTTACTGGCAAATTTGCCGCTAGGAGGGCTTATGGATCCTCCGATAGTTGAAGTGGTAGAAAAGTCTGGGGTACTTGTTCCTGAGACAAAACAAGTAGGAGGACTATTATATTATTTGTATCAAGGTGTCAAACTTGGAATATATCCACCACTAATATTTTTAGGTGTTGGAGCTATGACAGATTTTGGACCACTTATTGCAAATCCTAGAAGTATTTTACTGGGAGCGGCAGCTCAATTTGGAATATTTTTCACTTTCATAGGGGCTATATTGTTAGGATTTACAGGTCCTGAAGCAGCAAGTATAGGAATAATAGGTGGAGCAGATGGGCCTACAGCTCTTTATTTAACTAGTAGACTTGCTCCTCATCTTCTTGGACCAATAGCTGTAGCTGCATATTCATATATGGCGCTAGTTCCAATCATACAACCTCCTATAATGAGAGCTCTTACAACTAAAGAACAGAGACAAGTAGTTATGGAGCAATTAAGACCTGTATCTAAGAAAGAGAAAATAATATTTCCAATAATGGTTACAGTACTAGTTTCACTATTGCTTCCTTCAGCAGCACCACTTATTGGGATGCTTATGTTGGGGAATTTGTTTAGAGAGTCTGGTGTAGTAGATAGACTTTCAAGCACTGCACAAAATGAACTTGTAAATATAATAACGATATTCTTGGGAACTACCGTAGGAGCAACAGCTAATGCACAGACATTTCTTTCTCCATCAACTCTAAAGATAATACTACTTGGGCTAATTGCTTTTTCATTGGGAACAGCAACAGGAGTATTATTTGGAAAGTTAATGTATAGAACAAGTAAAGGGAAAGTAAATCCTCTTATAGGTGCAGCTGGAGTTTCAGCAGTACCTATGGCAGCAAGAGTAGTACAAAAAAGTAGGACAAGAAGAAAATCCAAGGAACTTCTTGCTTATGCATGCAATGGGACCAAATGTAGCAGGGGTAATAGGTTCCGCTGTAGCAGCAGGACTTCTTCTTATGTTCTTCGGATAAAAATATTAGCGGGGGAATTCCTCCGCTAATTTATTTGTGGAAAGGAGATGGGAAAATGTATAGTGGATATATAACGGATGTACCAGGGATAGAGGTAGGTCATGGTGAATCTTTAGAAGGCATGACAGGTTGCACGGTTATTCTTTGTGAAGATGGTGCAGTAGTAGGAGTAGATGTGAGAGGTTCTGCACCAGGGACTAGGGAAACAGATCTTTTAAGACCAGAGAAAATGGTAGATAAGGTACATGGAATAGTTCTTTCAGGAGGTTCAGCCTTTGGTCTTGATGCAGCTAGTGGTGTCATGAAATATTTAGAAGAAAATGGAGTTGGATTTGATGTGGGAGTGACAAAAGTTCCTATAGTATGCAGTGCGGTTATATTTGACTTAAATATTGGAGACTATAGGATTCGACCTGATTATAATATGGGATATGAAACAGCTAAAAGTGCCAATGAAACTGAAAATAGGCAAGGAAATATTGGATGTGGCATGGGGGCTACAGTAGGGAAAATTTTAGGCCCTGAAAATTCAATGAAGTCAGGACTTGGCAGTTCCAGCATAAAAATTGGTGAACTATGGGTAGGTGCTATAGTAGCAGTAAATAGTTTTGGGGATGTATATGATTATGAAAACAATAAAATTTTAGCAGGAACTTATGATTATAAAGAGAAAAGACTATTAAATTCTTATAAAATAATGAAAGATCAAGGTAAAACTGTAGGATTTCCTATGAAGAACACTACTATAGGTGTAGTTGCAACCAATGGAATACTTTCAAAGGCTGAAGCAAATAAAGTTGCACAAATGGCGCAAAATGGATTAGCTCGTTCTATAAATCCAATACATACTATGTACGACGGAGATACTGTATTTGCTATGTCCACAGGAAAAGTGAAGGCAGATATAAATCTTATAGGCACTGTAGCTAGTGAAATCATGTCAAAGGCAATAGTCAATGGAATATTAGCAGCAGAATCTTATGAAAATATATTGTCATATAAAGATATAAATAATTCTTAATAAATGTTGAAATTTTATCAAATACATTTTAAAATGGTCTTGTAAGAATGCTAAAGCTAGCATCCTTTATTAGGAGCTGGACTGTTTTGTACAATTTCAAAACATCGTCTAGTATCTATTCTAGAACTAGAACGGAGGTAGAATTATGGAAAAGAAAAAGTTTACTGTCAAAAAAATGGCTGTGGCAGGAGTTCTTGGTGGAATTTCTGCTGTTTTAGGACTTACACCTCTTGGATTTATTCCTGTTGGGCCTACTAGAGCTACAATCATGCATATTCCTGTTATTATTGGAGCGATAATGGAAGGA
Above is a genomic segment from Sporanaerobacter acetigenes DSM 13106 containing:
- a CDS encoding P1 family peptidase, translated to MYSGYITDVPGIEVGHGESLEGMTGCTVILCEDGAVVGVDVRGSAPGTRETDLLRPEKMVDKVHGIVLSGGSAFGLDAASGVMKYLEENGVGFDVGVTKVPIVCSAVIFDLNIGDYRIRPDYNMGYETAKSANETENRQGNIGCGMGATVGKILGPENSMKSGLGSSSIKIGELWVGAIVAVNSFGDVYDYENNKILAGTYDYKEKRLLNSYKIMKDQGKTVGFPMKNTTIGVVATNGILSKAEANKVAQMAQNGLARSINPIHTMYDGDTVFAMSTGKVKADINLIGTVASEIMSKAIVNGILAAESYENILSYKDINNS